A window of Mucilaginibacter paludis DSM 18603 contains these coding sequences:
- the dnaB gene encoding replicative DNA helicase: MNNTDYKSFLYIFVQMILENDNQAGKPNITGDKRSRFSNNPTSGLGKLPPQATDLEEAVLGALMLEKDALSSVIDILKPEVFYRDSHQKIFQAIRTLFEKTSPVDILTVTSQLRMQGELEMIGGAYYITELTNRVASAANIEYHSRIIIQKYLQRELIRISTEVINSAYEDTTDVLDLLDKAEKNLFDIAQNNLRRDSRKMDDILHESLKEIEALKDKKDGLTGVASGFTELDRMTSGWQKSDLVIIAARPAMGKTAFVLTCARNAAVDFNRPVVVFSLEMSSVQLVNRLISGEARIEQEKIRKGRLEEWEWEQIHSKIGRLEQAPLIIDDTPALNIFEFRAKCRRLKSQHDIQLIIIDYLQLMHGKSDGKGGNREQEIGSISRALKSVAKELNVPVIALSQLSRAVESRPGGAKRPMLSDLRESGSIEQDADMVLFLYRPEYYGLEFDEDNNPTQGVGEVIIAKHRNGETGRVRLKFVGKYVKFEDLDEGVEGFPPMGAAPNAFTGLAPSQDFEKPSNFIIRPSKMNDEDPPF, encoded by the coding sequence ATGAATAATACCGATTACAAATCCTTTTTGTATATTTTTGTGCAAATGATTTTGGAGAACGATAACCAGGCAGGCAAGCCTAATATTACAGGCGACAAACGAAGCAGATTCAGCAATAATCCCACCAGCGGTTTGGGGAAATTACCGCCACAAGCTACCGATTTAGAAGAAGCCGTTTTAGGTGCGTTAATGTTGGAGAAGGACGCCCTATCTTCGGTTATTGATATTTTAAAACCCGAAGTTTTTTATCGCGATAGCCACCAAAAGATATTTCAGGCGATACGCACGCTGTTTGAAAAAACATCTCCGGTTGATATTTTAACCGTTACCTCGCAGCTGCGTATGCAGGGCGAGTTAGAAATGATAGGCGGCGCCTACTACATTACCGAGTTAACTAACCGTGTAGCATCGGCGGCTAATATTGAGTACCACTCGCGTATCATTATACAGAAGTATTTGCAACGTGAGCTGATCCGCATCTCAACAGAAGTGATCAACAGCGCCTACGAAGATACTACCGATGTGCTGGACCTGTTGGATAAGGCGGAAAAGAACCTGTTTGATATCGCGCAGAATAACCTTCGCCGCGATTCGCGCAAAATGGATGATATTTTGCACGAAAGTTTAAAAGAAATTGAGGCGCTGAAGGATAAAAAGGACGGACTAACGGGCGTAGCTTCGGGCTTTACCGAGCTCGACCGCATGACATCGGGTTGGCAAAAATCCGATTTGGTAATTATAGCGGCAAGGCCGGCGATGGGTAAAACGGCCTTCGTTTTAACCTGCGCCCGTAACGCAGCGGTTGATTTTAACCGCCCGGTAGTGGTATTCTCGCTCGAGATGTCGTCGGTACAGTTGGTTAACCGTTTAATATCCGGCGAAGCCCGAATTGAGCAGGAAAAGATACGTAAAGGCCGTTTGGAAGAATGGGAATGGGAACAGATCCACTCCAAAATTGGACGCCTGGAGCAGGCCCCGTTAATTATTGACGATACACCTGCCCTCAACATATTTGAATTTAGGGCCAAATGCCGTAGATTAAAATCACAGCACGATATACAGCTGATCATCATCGATTATTTGCAGCTGATGCATGGTAAATCAGATGGTAAAGGTGGTAACCGTGAGCAGGAAATCGGTAGTATATCCAGGGCGTTAAAGTCGGTAGCTAAGGAGTTAAATGTACCGGTAATTGCGCTGTCGCAATTGAGCCGTGCGGTTGAAAGCCGCCCGGGCGGTGCAAAAAGGCCAATGCTTTCGGATTTACGTGAATCGGGATCTATTGAGCAGGATGCGGATATGGTGCTATTTTTATACCGCCCCGAATACTACGGCCTTGAATTTGACGAAGATAACAACCCAACCCAGGGCGTGGGCGAGGTAATTATAGCCAAGCACCGTAACGGCGAAACTGGCCGTGTACGATTGAAATTTGTTGGTAAATACGTAAAATTTGAGGATCTGGACGAAGGCGTAGAGGGCTTCCCGCCAATGGGTGCGGCACCGAATGCCTTCACCGGTTTAGCACCATCACAGGATTTTGAGAAACCAAGCAATTTTATAATCAGGCCTTCAAAAATGAATGATGAGGATCCTCCGTTTTAA
- the rlmB gene encoding 23S rRNA (guanosine(2251)-2'-O)-methyltransferase RlmB yields the protein MLILLTYTAVEMSFRNEPKREYNQMVFGIRAVIEAIRSGKEIESLFIQRGLGGELFYELKNLLNEYKIESQQVPVEKLNRVTTKNHQGVIAIISPITYYKIEDIIPMVFEKGEVPLILILDGVTDVRNVGAIARTAECAGVHAIVVPAKGSAQINPDTIKTSAGALYNIPVCRESSLLQTVKFLQSSGLQIVCCTEKTTDFIYAPDYTLPTAIVMGGEDDGVSNEIIRIADHLAKIPMYGEIESLNVSVSTGVILYEAIRQKRGGPPAP from the coding sequence ATGTTAATTTTGCTGACTTATACAGCAGTTGAAATGAGTTTTAGAAACGAACCTAAAAGAGAATATAACCAAATGGTTTTCGGTATCCGCGCCGTGATAGAAGCCATCAGATCGGGCAAAGAAATCGAATCGTTATTCATCCAGCGAGGGCTCGGTGGCGAGTTGTTTTATGAGCTTAAAAACTTGCTGAACGAATATAAAATAGAGTCGCAACAGGTTCCGGTAGAGAAGCTTAACCGTGTTACCACCAAAAACCACCAGGGGGTTATCGCCATCATATCACCTATAACTTATTACAAGATTGAGGATATTATACCCATGGTATTTGAAAAAGGCGAGGTACCTTTAATTTTGATTTTAGATGGCGTTACCGACGTTCGCAACGTGGGCGCCATAGCCCGTACCGCCGAATGCGCTGGTGTACATGCCATTGTAGTACCGGCAAAGGGTTCGGCACAAATTAACCCGGATACCATTAAAACATCGGCGGGAGCACTGTACAATATCCCGGTTTGCCGCGAAAGCAGTTTATTGCAAACGGTTAAATTTTTACAATCATCCGGTTTGCAGATTGTATGCTGTACCGAAAAAACTACCGACTTTATCTATGCGCCCGATTATACCTTGCCCACAGCCATTGTAATGGGTGGCGAAGATGATGGCGTAAGCAACGAGATTATCCGAATAGCCGACCATTTAGCTAAAATACCCATGTATGGCGAAATAGAATCGCTCAACGTATCGGTATCAACCGGCGTAATTTTGTACGAAGCCATCAGGCAAAAAAGGGGAGGCCCCCCAGCCCCCTGA
- a CDS encoding helix-turn-helix domain-containing protein encodes MSKHTFEEKLDVVSQVRKGKPILRISRERHIREGMILEWVRKYDLYGESGLLKQPNVKPTPDFKEEVVRLVIEKKVPLNQVVLEYRLSKTALERWVRSVRVEGYAVLYQQKNPGRPPKCMGRSKKLEPETEVEKLQAENSRLRAENALLKKVTALVKEKEARERMSGQKPSKN; translated from the coding sequence ATGTCAAAGCACACATTTGAAGAGAAACTTGATGTAGTTTCTCAAGTAAGAAAGGGAAAGCCGATTCTACGGATATCCCGCGAACGCCATATCCGTGAAGGCATGATATTGGAATGGGTTCGGAAATATGATCTTTATGGCGAAAGTGGGCTGCTCAAACAACCTAACGTCAAGCCCACGCCTGATTTCAAAGAAGAAGTTGTAAGGCTTGTCATAGAAAAAAAAGTACCTTTAAATCAGGTTGTTCTGGAATATAGATTAAGCAAGACTGCTTTAGAGCGCTGGGTAAGATCAGTACGGGTTGAGGGATATGCAGTACTATACCAGCAAAAGAATCCTGGACGACCACCTAAATGCATGGGAAGATCAAAGAAGCTTGAACCTGAAACAGAAGTAGAGAAGCTCCAGGCGGAAAATAGCCGTTTGCGGGCGGAGAACGCACTATTAAAAAAAGTCACGGCCTTAGTCAAGGAAAAAGAAGCCCGCGAACGCATGAGTGGGCAAAAGCCATCGAAGAACTAA
- a CDS encoding IS3 family transposase, whose protein sequence is MKKSHGLSQGKRSPRTHEWAKAIEELRPEHDVSILLDCKQMARSVFYYHRKRLNDDKYKHEKEEIASIYHLHKGRYGYRRVTAEMKNRGYSINHKTVQKLMGTLGLKCNIRKVSYRSYKGEVGKIAPNVLERDFEANLPNQKWATDVTQMNIKGEKIYLSPIIDMFNGEVISYSISKSPNMQMIDEMLYEAFDKVKDIRGLIFHSDQGWQYQHYGYRKALEKHGIIQSMSRKGNCLDNALAESFFGILKTELLYKQSFETAEEFITSLKEYIHYYNNERIKNRLNGKSPVEYRALVQKT, encoded by the coding sequence ATTAAAAAAAGTCACGGCCTTAGTCAAGGAAAAAGAAGCCCGCGAACGCATGAGTGGGCAAAAGCCATCGAAGAACTAAGGCCCGAACATGATGTTTCAATTCTATTGGATTGCAAACAGATGGCTCGTTCTGTATTTTATTATCATCGCAAGCGCCTAAATGATGATAAATACAAGCATGAAAAAGAAGAGATCGCAAGTATATACCACTTGCATAAAGGCAGATATGGTTATCGGCGGGTCACCGCCGAAATGAAGAACCGGGGTTATAGCATAAATCACAAGACTGTCCAAAAATTGATGGGAACATTAGGCCTAAAATGCAATATCAGGAAAGTAAGTTATCGCTCATACAAAGGTGAGGTTGGTAAAATTGCCCCTAATGTACTTGAAAGGGATTTTGAGGCAAATCTGCCTAATCAGAAATGGGCTACGGATGTCACTCAGATGAACATTAAAGGGGAGAAGATCTATTTATCTCCTATAATTGACATGTTCAACGGGGAAGTCATTTCTTATAGTATTTCAAAATCTCCAAATATGCAGATGATAGATGAAATGTTATATGAGGCTTTTGATAAAGTGAAAGATATAAGGGGACTTATTTTTCACTCTGACCAAGGGTGGCAATATCAACATTATGGATATAGAAAGGCTTTGGAAAAACATGGAATTATTCAAAGCATGTCCAGAAAGGGAAACTGCTTGGATAATGCCTTGGCCGAAAGCTTCTTTGGGATCTTAAAGACAGAATTACTGTACAAACAGAGCTTTGAAACTGCGGAAGAATTTATAACTTCGTTAAAAGAATACATTCATTACTATAACAATGAAAGAATAAAAAACAGGTTAAATGGAAAGAGCCCGGTGGAATACCGAGCTCTCGTACAAAAAACTTAA
- a CDS encoding mannose-1-phosphate guanylyltransferase: MNSNYYAIIMAGGIGSRFWPISRTSHPKQFIDILGTGKTLIQQTYDRFLKICPKENIYVVTNEIYTDLVKAQIPDMADGQILTEPVMRNTAPCVAYGCFKIESLNPNASIVVAPSDHLILDEQGFVNTIEKSLTTATENGCLVTLGIKPSRPDTGYGYIQFTDKTLNNDFHKVKTFTEKPTLEIAKTFIQSGDFLWNAGIFIWSAKAIVESFGKYLPEINDIFADARPVYNTEDEKNYIHSAYQQCTNISIDYGIMEKADNVYVLPSEFGWSDLGTWASIYQLAEKDYVGNAVIPSEKVIMYDSSDCMVNVPADKLVIIKGLHDFIVVESNNTLLICPRSEEQNVKQVVADVKQKFGTKYI, from the coding sequence CGATATCCTGGGAACCGGAAAAACCCTGATTCAGCAAACTTACGACCGTTTTTTAAAAATTTGTCCTAAAGAGAACATTTACGTTGTTACTAACGAAATATATACCGACCTTGTAAAAGCGCAAATACCTGATATGGCCGATGGCCAGATATTAACCGAGCCTGTAATGCGCAACACCGCGCCTTGCGTTGCTTACGGTTGCTTTAAAATTGAAAGCCTCAATCCCAACGCATCAATTGTGGTAGCCCCGTCTGATCACTTGATATTGGATGAGCAGGGTTTTGTTAACACGATAGAAAAATCGTTAACAACGGCTACAGAAAACGGATGCCTGGTAACTTTGGGTATTAAACCATCGCGCCCGGATACCGGCTATGGCTATATCCAGTTTACTGATAAAACCCTGAATAACGATTTCCACAAGGTTAAAACCTTTACCGAGAAACCTACTTTAGAAATTGCCAAGACCTTTATACAAAGCGGCGACTTTTTATGGAACGCAGGTATCTTCATCTGGTCGGCAAAGGCTATTGTTGAGTCGTTTGGCAAATATCTGCCCGAGATCAATGATATTTTTGCTGATGCACGCCCGGTTTATAATACCGAGGACGAAAAAAATTACATCCACTCAGCCTACCAGCAATGTACCAACATATCTATCGATTATGGTATTATGGAAAAGGCTGATAACGTATACGTATTACCATCAGAGTTTGGCTGGAGCGATTTGGGTACCTGGGCCTCTATCTACCAGCTTGCCGAAAAGGATTATGTAGGCAACGCAGTAATCCCATCGGAAAAGGTGATCATGTACGACTCATCCGACTGTATGGTTAACGTACCAGCAGATAAATTGGTGATCATTAAAGGCCTGCACGATTTTATCGTTGTAGAATCAAACAACACGCTGCTAATTTGCCCTCGCTCCGAAGAGCAAAACGTAAAACAGGTAGTTGCCGATGTGAAACAGAAGTTCGGCACGAAATATATTTAA